The Streptomyces lienomycini sequence GTCAGGTGCGGTTCTTCGAGCACGGCCGCGGCGGCGGGCGGGTGATGACCTTCACCCAGCGCGCGCTGGACCGGACGCTGTGGCCTGCGCTGGCCGGTGGCTGCCACCTGTCCCGCGAACCGGTCGCCGCGCTGCGCGACGCGGGGTTCGCGCTCGGCCCCTACCGACGGGTGATGATGCCGGAGACCGGGCCGGCGCTGCCGAGTTCCTACTGAGTGCTGGGCACGGCCTGGCGGCCGCCGCGGACGGATGATTGACTCCCTGTGGCCGGAAGTCCCCCGTGTGTCAGGAGAGTTCATGTCCCGTCCGTTCCGTTTCGGCGTCAACCTGATGAGCGCCGCCCCGGCGGACGAGTGGGACGCCAAGTGCCGGCGGGCCGAGGAACTCGGGTACGACGTGATCCTGGTGCCGGACCACCTCGGCATGCCGGCGCCGTTCCCTGCCCTGGTCGCCGCGGCCCGGGCCACCGAGCGGCCCCGGCTCGGCACGTTCGTGCTCAACGCGGGCTTCTGGAACCCGGCGCTGCTGGCGCGGGAGGTGGCGACCACCGACGCCCTGACGGGCGGACGCCTGGAGCTGGGGCTCGGCACCGGCTACGTACGCGCGGAGCACGACACCGCCGGCCTGGCCTTCGGCTCGCCGGGTGAGCGGGTGGACCATCTGCGGCGCACCGTCGAGGAACTGGAGCGGCTGCTGGGCGACGACGCGTACCTGCCCCGGCCCGTGCAGCGGTCCGGGGTGCCGTTGCTGATCGGCGCGAACGGCGACCGGATGCTGGAGCTGACCGCCCGGCACGCCGCCGTCGCCGCGTTCACCGGCGGGCGCACCGCGCGGGGAACGGGCCGGCTGGCTCCCGTCACCGCCGAGGAGCTCGACGAGCGCGTCGCCCGCTACCGGGAGCTGGCGGCCGGCCGCAAGGAACCTGCGGAGCTGAACCTGCTCATCCAGATGGTGGCCGTCACCGAGGACCGTGCCGCCGCCGTCCGCCCCTACCTGGAGCACATGCCGCACCTCACCCCCGGTCAGGTGCTGGAGCTGCCGATCTTCCTCGCCGGGAGCCTGGAGCAGATCACCGCGCAGGTGCGGGCGCAGCGCGAGCGGTACGGGTTCACCTACCTGACCGTGCTGGAGCCCTCCATGGAGGCCTTCGCCCCGGTGCTGCGGGCCCTGCGCGAGGACTGACCCCCGGCGCCGGGTCCGTCCGCATGCCGGAATCACCGCCTGGGTCTCCGCCACGCGTGGTGGGATCGCGGCATGACGGATCTGCGCATACGGCCCGCCGGGCCCGAGGACCTGGACGCCGTGCTGGCCTTCTGGAAGACGGCCGCCGAGGGGACGAGCATCAGCGACGACCGGGCCGGGGTGGAGCGCCTGGTGGAGCGCGACCCCGAGGCGCTGGTCCTGGCCGAGCGCGGCGGCGAGCTGGTGGGCACGGTGATCGCGGGCTTCGACGGCTGGCGCTGTCATCTGTACCGGCTGGCGGTGCACCCGGACCACCGGCGCGGGGGCATCGGCTCCGCCCTGCTGGCCGCAGCGGAGGAGCGGTTCGTACGCCTCGGCGGGCGCCGCGGGGACGCGATGGTGCTGGGGCGCAACGAGCGGGCCCAGCATGCGTGGCGGGCGGCCGGGTACGCGCCCCAGGAGCAGTGGCGACGCTGGGTGAAGCCCTTCACCGGCTGAGCGACCGGAGGACAGGAAGGTTGAACACTTGAACATCGGGCGAAGCTCCGGGTCCTGGCCGATCATGGATCCGAGGTGACCCGATGACCGAAGTGCTCCTGCTGCTGGTGGCGATCCTGCTCTCGCTCGCGTGCGGCGCCTTCGTCGCGGCCGAGTTCTCCCTGACCACCGTCGAGCGCGGTGAGCTGGAGCGCGCCGCCGAGCGGGGTGAGCGGGGTGCGGCGAGCGCCCTGAAGGGCGTACGGAACCTGACCTTCCAGCTCTCCGGCGCGCAGCTCGGCATCACGGTCACCAACCTGGTGGTCGGCATGCTCGCCGAGCCGTCGGTCGCGGCGCTGATCGCGGGCCCGCTGGAGGACCTGGGGGTGTCGCGTTCGGCGGCGTCCTCGCTGGCGCTGGTGCTGGGCACGGCCCTGTCGACGGTGTTCCTGATGATCGTCGGCGAGCTGGTGCCGAAGAACTGGGCGATCTCCTCGCCGCTGGCCGTGGCCAAGCGGGTGGGCGGTCCGCAGCGCTGGTTCAGCGCGGCCTTCCGGCCCTTCATCGGCCACCTGAACAACACCGCCAACCGGGTCGTGCGCCTCTTCGGCGTGGAGCCCGCCGAGGAGCTGGCGTCCGCGCGCGGGCCGCAGGAGCTGGCGGCGCTGGCCCGGCACTCGGCCAAGGAGGGCGCGCTGGAGCCCGACACCGCGGAGCTGTTCGTGCGCACCCTGAACCTGGCCGACCTGACGGCCCAGCAGGTGATGACCCCGCGCGTCCAGGTGGTGGCCCTCGACGCGGACGCGACGTGCGAGGACGTGGCGAACGCGACGCGGGCGACGGGGCTGTCCCGGTTCCCCGTCTACCGGGACACCCTCGACGCCGTGGTCGGCACCGCGCACGTCAAGGACGTCCTGGCGGTGCCCGCCGACCGGCGGCCGGGGATGCCGGTCGCCGAGCTGATGCGCGAGCCGCTGCTGGTCCCCGAGTCGCTGACCGTGGACCGGCTCCTGGACCGGCTGTCCGGGCGGCGCACGATGGCCGTGGTGATCGACGAGTACGGCGGGACGGCGGGTGTGGCCACACTGGAGGACATCGTCGAGGAGGTCGTCGGCCAGGTGCGGGACGAGCACGATCCGCACGAGACACCCGACCTGGACCCGGCCGGCACCGACGAGGAGGGGCACGCGCTGTACTGGGCCGACGGCTCGGCGCGCGTGGACCGCCTCGAACGCCTGGGGCTGCGGGTGCCCGAGGGGCCGTACGAGACGGTCGCGGGGCTGGTCGCGTCCGGTCTCGGCCGCATCCCCGATGTCGGCGACCGTCTCGAGGTCTCCGGCTGGCGGCTGGACGTCGTGGACGCCACGGGGCACAGGGCCGCCCGGGTGCTGATGCACGCGCCCCTGAACGACGCGGGTGACCGGGGCAGCGGCGGGGCGAGCGAAGGGGAGGCGGACCGGTGACCGCCGTACAGCTGCTGATCGGTCTGGCGACGCTCGTCGTCAACGCGTTCTTCGTCGCGGCCGAGTTCGCCCTGATCTCCGTGCGCCGCAGCCAGGTCGAGCCCTACGCCGAGGAGGGCGACGCCCGTGCGAAGCGCGTGCTGTGGGGGCTCGAGCACGTCTCCGCGCTGCTGGCGGCGGCACAGCTGGGCATCACACTGTGCACGCTGGTCCTGGGCGTGGTGGCGGAACCGGCGATCGCGCACCTGCTGGAGCCGGTGTTCCACGCGGTGGGCGTGCCGTCCGGCGCGGGGCACGCGGTGTCCTTCGTGATCGCCCTGGCCCTGGCGACGTATCTGCACATGCTGCTGGGCGAGATGGTGCCGAAGAACATCTCGCTGGCCGAGCCGGTGCGCAGTGCGCTGATCCTGGGACCGCCGCTGGTGGCGCTGTCCCGCGCACTGCGGCCGGTGATCTTCACGGTCAACACGTTCGCCAACGCGCTGCTCAAGCTGCTCAGGGTCGAGGCCAAGAACGAGGTGGCGGCGACCTTCACGGACGCCGAGCTGGCGGAGATCGTCAAGGACGCCGGGGAGGCCGGGCTGATCGACGACCGGGCCCGGGAGCGGCTGCACGACGCCCTGGAGCTGGGCCGCCGGCCAGTGCGGGACGTGGTGCTGCCGCTGGAGCGCGTCGTCCACGCGCGCGTGGGCATCACTCCGGAGCAGTTGGAGCGGCTGTCGGCGCGGTCCGGGTTCTCCCGCTTCCCGGTGGTGGACGACGGACGGCGGATCGTCGGGTACCTGCACGTGAAGGACGCCCTGGACGCCTCGCCGCGGGAACTGCCGTTCCGGCTGCGGGACATGCGGCCCATCGCCCGCGTCCGGGAGCGGACCCCGTTGGACGACGTGCTCACCGCGATGCGGCGCAGCCGTACCCACCTGGCGGCCGTGCTCGGTTCGGACGGGCGGCTGGCGGGCCTGGTGACCATGGAGGACGTGCTGCGGGAGCTGTTCGGGCAGCACACGTGAGCCCCACGGCCGCGTGTGCCGCTCCGCGCGGGTCCCCAGAGCCGGTGGACGGCCCGTGGGGGCCGGCGCGGAGGGCCGGTCCGGAGGGTGACCGACCGGCGGGTATGTGTAGGGGCTACCATTTCTGTCGCCATGCAGACGAACCCCACCCACACCAGTCTCGTCGCCGTCGGCGACTCCTTCACCGAGGGCATGTCGGACCTGCTGCCCGACGGCTCCTACCGGGGCTGGGCCGACCTCCTCGCCGCACGGATGGCGGCCCGCTCCCCCGGCTTCCGGTACGCCAACCTCGCGGTGCGCGGGAAGCTGATCGGACAGATCGTCGACGAGCAGGTGGACGTGGCCGCGGCCATGGGAGCCGACGTGATCACGCTGGTCGGCGGGCTCAACGACACGCTGCGGCCCAAGTGCGACATGGCCCGGGTGCGGGACCTGCTGACCCAGGCCGTGGAGCGGCTCGCCCCCAGCTGCGAGCAACTGGTGCTGATGCGCAGCCCGGGCCGTCAGGGTCCCGTACTGGAACGGTTCCGGCCGCGCATGGAGGCCCTGTTCGCCGTCATCGACGACCTCGCCGAGCGGCACGGCGCCGTGGTCGTCGACCTGTACTCGGCCCAGTCGCTGGCCGACCCGCGGATGTGGGACGTGGACCGGCTGCACCTGACCGCCGACGGCCACCGCCGGGTCGCGGAGGCCGTGTGGCAGGCGCTCGGTCACGCACCCGAGGACCCCGAGTGGCACGCGCCGATCCCGACGACGCCGCCGCCGGGCTGGGTGACGCGCAGGACCGCGGACGTCCGGTTCGCCCGGCGGCACCTGCTGCCGTGGATAGGCCGCAGGCTGACGGGCCGCTCGTCCGGGGACGGGCTGCCGGCCAAGCGCCCGGAGCTGCTGCCCTACGAGGACCTGGCGCGGTGATCGCCGCCGCCGCGGGCCCTTCGTAGCTTCCGACGAACAACCCCGCGGCGTCGACCTGCACGAATCGCCAGTAGAATCCGTCCACGTGACTTCCGCTCCCGCCAAGCCCCGCATCCCGAACGTCCTCGCCGGACGCTACGCCTCCGCCGAGCTCGCCACGCTCTGGTCGCCCGAGCAGAAGGTGAAGCTGGAGCGGCAGCTCTGGCTCGCCGTGCTGCGGGCCCAGAAGGATCTGGGCATCGAGGTGCCCGACGCCGCGATCGCCGACTACGAGCGCGTCCTCGACCAGGTCGACCTGGCCTCGATCGCCGAGCGCGAGAAGGTCACGCGGCACGACGTGAAGGCGCGGATCGAGGAGTTCAACGACCTCGCCGGGCACGAGCACGTGCACAAGGGCATGACCTCCCGCGACCTGACGGAGAACGTCGAGCAGTTGCAGATCCGGCTCTCGCTGGAGCTGGTCCGGGACCGTTCGGTGGCCGTCCTGGCCCGCCTGGGCAAGCTGGCAGGCGAGTACGCCGAGCTGGTCATGGCCGGCCGCTCCCACAACGTCGCGGCGCAGGCCACGACGCTGGGCAAGCGGTTCGCCACCACCGCCGACGAGCTGCTCGTGGCGTACGGCCGGGTGGAGGAGCTGCTCGGCCGCTACCCGCTGCGCGGCATCAAGGGCCCGGTCGGCACCGCCCAGGACATGCTGGACCTGCTCGGCGGCGACGCGGGCAAGCTCGCCGAGCTGGAGCAGCGGATCGCCGTGCACCTGGGCTTCTCGGAGGCCTTCACCTCGGTCGGCCAGGTCTACCCGCGCTCCCTGGACTACGAGGTCGTCACCGCGCTGGTGCAGCTCGCCGCCGCGCCGTCCTCGCTGGCGAAGACGGTCCGGCTGATGGCCGGGCACGAGCTGGTGACCGAGGGCTTCAAGCCCGGTCAGGTCGGCTCGTCCGCGATGCCGCACAAGATGAACACCCGCTCCTGCGAGCGTGTCAACGGCCTCATGGTGATCCTGCGCGGCTACGCCTCGATGACCGGCGAGCTGGCGGGCGACCAGTGGAACGAGGGCGACGTGTCCTGCTCGGTGGTGCGCCGGGTGGCGCTCCCCGACGCGTTCTTCGCGCTCGACGGGCTGCTGGAGACGTTCCTGACCGTCCTCGACGAGTTCGGCGCCTTCCCGGCCGTCGTGGCCCGGGAGCTGGACCGCTACCTGCCGTTCCTGGCCACCACCAAGGTGCTGATGGGTGCGGTGCGGGCCGGTGTGGGCCGCGAGGTCGCGCACGAGGCGATCAAGGAGAACGCGGTCGCCTCCGCGCTGGCCATGCGCGAGCAGGGCGCCGAGCGCAACGAGCTGCTGGACAAGCTGGCCGCCGACGACCGCATTCCGCTGGACCGGGCCGGCCTGGACGCCCTGATGGCCGACAAGCTCTCCTTCACCGGCGCCGCGGCCGACCAGGTCGGTGTCGTCGTCGGCCGGATCGAGGAGATCGTCAAGCGGCACCCGGAGGCCGCGGGCTACACGCCCGGAGCGATCCTCTGACCCGCTTCACCCGGGCCGAGCTGGAGGCCGCCCGCGACCGTCTGCTGCCGGACGTCGTCGCGGACGGTCTCCACGTGCTGTTCTGCGGCATCAACCCGGGCCTGCTGTCGGCGGCCACGGGACACCACTTCGCCCGTCCCGGCAACCGCTTCTGGCCGGTCCTGCACCTGTCCGGGTTCACTGAGCGGCTGCTGAAGCCGTCGGAGCAGGACGAGCTGCCGTCGTACGGGCTCGGCATCACGAACGTCGTGGCGCGGGCCAGCGCCCGGGCGGACGAGCTGGGCGCCGAGGAGTACCGGGAGGGCGGGCGGCTGCTGGTCGCGAAGGTGGCGCGGCTGCGCCCCCGCTGGCTGGCCGTGGTCGGCGTCACCGCGTACCGGACCGCCTTCGACGAGCGGAAGGCGCGTGTGGGGCCGCAGGAGCGGACGTTCGGCGGCACTCGGGTGTGGGTGCTGCCCAACCCGAGCGGGCTCAACGCGCACTGGACGGCGCAGACGATGGCGGCGGAGTTCGCCCGGCTGCGGGTCGCGGCGCGGGAACCCTCGCAGACGTAGGCGGGGCGGTCACGGTGGTGCCTCCCGCGTGACCACCGCCAGCAGCCGTACCTCGTCCGCCTCGTCGCGGTCGGCGGCGGCCACCGCGACCCAGCGGCCGGTGCCCTCGGCCTCCCAGAGGTAGGCCACGCGCGCGCGGGCGCTCAGGGCGGCCCACGGCTCGGGTATCTCCTCCCGCTCGGTGCGCAGCAGGACCGTCTGCAGGTTCCAGGGGGCCGTCTCGCCCCAGCGCGGGGCGAGCCGTTCGTAGAGGGCGTCCCGCTCCTTCTCGTACTGCTCCACCGTCGCCGCCCGCCGTGCCGGGTCGCGGCCGCTCAGGCCGTGGCTGCTCTCCAGCACCGCCGTGAAGTGCCCGGGGCCCGCGGCGCCCTCGTCCGACGGGCCGTGCTCCGCCGGGAAGGGCCGGAGGCACAGCTCGTCGATGAGGGCGAGGTGCCGCGCGATGTCCATGGGTCCAGTAAACCCGCCGCCACTGACAATTGGCGGGGCGTCAGTCCGGTCGCGGCTCCGGGGGGGGCGGTCAGGCGTCCCGGCCGCGCAGCCGCCAGAACCCGGCGAGGAGCGCGGCCGCCGCCCACAGCGCGGTCACCGCGAGCCCCGTCCAGGGGCCCAGGGAACCCTCGTACGTCTGGTACAGGACGATCTGCCCGGCCTTGTCCGGCAGGAAGTCGGCGACGGTGCCCGCCGCGTCCCCGATCACGAAGGAGACGACGAGGATGAACGGGACCAGGGTGGACAGGGTGGCCACGCCGCTGCGGAA is a genomic window containing:
- a CDS encoding LLM class F420-dependent oxidoreductase — encoded protein: MSRPFRFGVNLMSAAPADEWDAKCRRAEELGYDVILVPDHLGMPAPFPALVAAARATERPRLGTFVLNAGFWNPALLAREVATTDALTGGRLELGLGTGYVRAEHDTAGLAFGSPGERVDHLRRTVEELERLLGDDAYLPRPVQRSGVPLLIGANGDRMLELTARHAAVAAFTGGRTARGTGRLAPVTAEELDERVARYRELAAGRKEPAELNLLIQMVAVTEDRAAAVRPYLEHMPHLTPGQVLELPIFLAGSLEQITAQVRAQRERYGFTYLTVLEPSMEAFAPVLRALRED
- a CDS encoding GNAT family N-acetyltransferase, translated to MTDLRIRPAGPEDLDAVLAFWKTAAEGTSISDDRAGVERLVERDPEALVLAERGGELVGTVIAGFDGWRCHLYRLAVHPDHRRGGIGSALLAAAEERFVRLGGRRGDAMVLGRNERAQHAWRAAGYAPQEQWRRWVKPFTG
- a CDS encoding hemolysin family protein, with product MTEVLLLLVAILLSLACGAFVAAEFSLTTVERGELERAAERGERGAASALKGVRNLTFQLSGAQLGITVTNLVVGMLAEPSVAALIAGPLEDLGVSRSAASSLALVLGTALSTVFLMIVGELVPKNWAISSPLAVAKRVGGPQRWFSAAFRPFIGHLNNTANRVVRLFGVEPAEELASARGPQELAALARHSAKEGALEPDTAELFVRTLNLADLTAQQVMTPRVQVVALDADATCEDVANATRATGLSRFPVYRDTLDAVVGTAHVKDVLAVPADRRPGMPVAELMREPLLVPESLTVDRLLDRLSGRRTMAVVIDEYGGTAGVATLEDIVEEVVGQVRDEHDPHETPDLDPAGTDEEGHALYWADGSARVDRLERLGLRVPEGPYETVAGLVASGLGRIPDVGDRLEVSGWRLDVVDATGHRAARVLMHAPLNDAGDRGSGGASEGEADR
- a CDS encoding hemolysin family protein, with amino-acid sequence MTAVQLLIGLATLVVNAFFVAAEFALISVRRSQVEPYAEEGDARAKRVLWGLEHVSALLAAAQLGITLCTLVLGVVAEPAIAHLLEPVFHAVGVPSGAGHAVSFVIALALATYLHMLLGEMVPKNISLAEPVRSALILGPPLVALSRALRPVIFTVNTFANALLKLLRVEAKNEVAATFTDAELAEIVKDAGEAGLIDDRARERLHDALELGRRPVRDVVLPLERVVHARVGITPEQLERLSARSGFSRFPVVDDGRRIVGYLHVKDALDASPRELPFRLRDMRPIARVRERTPLDDVLTAMRRSRTHLAAVLGSDGRLAGLVTMEDVLRELFGQHT
- a CDS encoding SGNH/GDSL hydrolase family protein — translated: MQTNPTHTSLVAVGDSFTEGMSDLLPDGSYRGWADLLAARMAARSPGFRYANLAVRGKLIGQIVDEQVDVAAAMGADVITLVGGLNDTLRPKCDMARVRDLLTQAVERLAPSCEQLVLMRSPGRQGPVLERFRPRMEALFAVIDDLAERHGAVVVDLYSAQSLADPRMWDVDRLHLTADGHRRVAEAVWQALGHAPEDPEWHAPIPTTPPPGWVTRRTADVRFARRHLLPWIGRRLTGRSSGDGLPAKRPELLPYEDLAR
- the purB gene encoding adenylosuccinate lyase, producing the protein MTSAPAKPRIPNVLAGRYASAELATLWSPEQKVKLERQLWLAVLRAQKDLGIEVPDAAIADYERVLDQVDLASIAEREKVTRHDVKARIEEFNDLAGHEHVHKGMTSRDLTENVEQLQIRLSLELVRDRSVAVLARLGKLAGEYAELVMAGRSHNVAAQATTLGKRFATTADELLVAYGRVEELLGRYPLRGIKGPVGTAQDMLDLLGGDAGKLAELEQRIAVHLGFSEAFTSVGQVYPRSLDYEVVTALVQLAAAPSSLAKTVRLMAGHELVTEGFKPGQVGSSAMPHKMNTRSCERVNGLMVILRGYASMTGELAGDQWNEGDVSCSVVRRVALPDAFFALDGLLETFLTVLDEFGAFPAVVARELDRYLPFLATTKVLMGAVRAGVGREVAHEAIKENAVASALAMREQGAERNELLDKLAADDRIPLDRAGLDALMADKLSFTGAAADQVGVVVGRIEEIVKRHPEAAGYTPGAIL
- the mug gene encoding G/U mismatch-specific DNA glycosylase; translated protein: MPDVVADGLHVLFCGINPGLLSAATGHHFARPGNRFWPVLHLSGFTERLLKPSEQDELPSYGLGITNVVARASARADELGAEEYREGGRLLVAKVARLRPRWLAVVGVTAYRTAFDERKARVGPQERTFGGTRVWVLPNPSGLNAHWTAQTMAAEFARLRVAAREPSQT